The genomic region ACCGAGCCCGAGCTTTGCTCCCCGAAAGAGGCACGCCGTCTCTTAAATAAACTGCGGGCTACGCTCGAGTATCTCGACGTCTTCGATCCGGAAAAGGAAGGAAGCATCCGTGTCGATGCAAACATCTCCATCAAAGGACACGAGCGTGTTGAGATCAAGAACATCTCCTCGTACAAAGGGGTGGAGAAAGCTCTGACCTTTGAGATCACGAGACAGAAAAATCTGATCAGAAGGGGCGGTACGATCTCCCGCGAGACTCGTCATTTCCAGGAAGGAAAAGGCACAACCACCTCTGCACGATCAAAAGAGACCGCGAATGACTATCGGTACTTCCCTGAACCGGATCTGCCGGTCATTCGGGTGGCGAACTGGATCGACAACATCGCACTTCCCGAACTTCCGGATGCACGCCGCGACCGGTTCATGTCCCAGTACGGTATCGCCGTCAATCATGCGAGAACGCTGACGGGAGATCTGCACTTAGCCGAGTTTTATGAACTCGTCGCTCCTGTAGGGGCGCAGATCGCTGCATCCTGGATCGCCGACATCCTGATCGGCGAACTCAACTACCGCGACATGCCGTTATCAAAGATAACCTCTCATGCCGGGCAGTTCAAAGAACTCATCGTCCTCGTCCGTGACCAGAAGATCACCGACAAAGCAGGTGTCGAAGTTCTCCGTGTCTGGCTCGATTCCCTGGGCCAGGGTGAAAAGATCGAGTCTCCCGGTGCGATCGTGGAACGCCTCGGTCTTACCCGCGAGTCCGGAGAAAGTTTCCGCGGGATCGTCGAAACGATCCTGGCAAACAATCCCCAGCCGGTTGCTGACCATAAAGCCGGCAAAAAAGGTGCGTTGAACTTTATCGTCGGTCAGGTCCTGAAGGAAACCAAAGGAAAATCCGATCCCCGTGAAATTCATGCGATGATTGCAGAAATTCTCGGAGAGTAAGCATGCATCTCATTATCGCCGAAAAGAACATCGTTGCGGAAAGGATCGCCGCATTTCTTGCAGGCAAAGAAAAGGTTCAGATCACCAGAGACGGTGCCGCGGCGCATTACGTCTTCGATGACACGGTCGTGATGGGTCTTCGGGGTCACGTGGTCGAGGTCGACTTTGTGGATGGGTACAACAACTGGCGCAGCGTCGAGCACCCGCCCAAGTCTCTGATAAATGCAGAGATCATCAAGAAACCGACCGAGAAGAAGATCGTCGGGGTCCTCCAGAAGTTTGCAAAAAAAGCGACCCGCGTTACGATCGCGACCGACTATGATACCGAAGGAGAACTGATCGGAAAGGAGGCATTTGAACTCATCCGGGCAGTTAACACAAAAGTCCCGGTCGACCGTGCAAGATTCTCGGCGATCACCAAAGACGAGATCGTCAAATCGATCGAGGAGGCGACCTCACTCGATTTCAATCTTGCAGCTGCCGGCGAGTCACGTCAGATCATCGATCTTGTATGGGGGGCTTCACTTACCCGTTTTCTTTCGATAACAGCTCACCGCGGAGCGGACAGTATCCTTTCCGTAGGAAGGGTGCAGAGCCCCACCCTTGCAATGATCGTTGACCGGGAACGCGAGATCGAAGCGTTCGTTCCGACGAAGTACTGGGTCCTCTCCCTAGCTTCAGAAAAGGCAGGAGTCGCTGTGGAGGCACGCCATGTTCACGGAAGGTTCACTGACTCTGCCGAGGCGAAGTCTGCGTATGACGCGACGAAGGAACCCGTCAAGGTAACGGACGTCATAACCGGCCACAAGGTTGATCGTGCTCCGGCTCCTCTCGACACCACCGCGTTAATCGTCGGTGCAAGCAGACTGGGCATCTCGGCATCGTATGCCATGAATCGTGCCGAAGATCTCTATATGCGCGGATTCATCTCATACCCGAGGACCGACAATACCACCTATCCAAAGAGTCTGAAAATCGGAGAGCAGCTTGAGATATTTGCGCACGGCGCCTTCACCAAAGAAGCCGCCTATGTCAAAGGTCACCTGCGTTCTGTTCCGACCCGCGGCAAAAAAGAGACGACCGACCACCCGCCGATCTACCCGACTTCCCTTGCGAACCGCGAGGAGATCGGTGACGACGTCTCTTGGAAACTGTATGAGTTCATCGTAAGACGATTCTTTGCGACGATCTGTATCGACGCGGAATGGGAGACGATGAAGGTGAATATGTCGGCAGGGTCCGAACCCTATACGATCACGGGCGGCCGGATCCTTGAACCCGGCTGGCGCGGGATCTATCCTTACAGTAAAGCCGAGGAAAACATCCTGCCGGTGTTCGCTGTAGGCGACACCCTGCCTCTTCTCTCGAAAAACTCCGAGGAAAAGGAGACCCAGCCTCCTGCACGCT from Methanocorpusculum sp. harbors:
- the gatB gene encoding Asp-tRNA(Asn)/Glu-tRNA(Gln) amidotransferase subunit GatB yields the protein MAEENYVVVIGLEVHCQLDTASKLFCGCSADFRADAPNTHVCPVCLGLPGALPVLNKKAIEYALKVAKALNCRIPEEGEFCRKNYFYPDLVKAYQITMGDNPLALGGYIEIEDDAGNPKVVNLTRIHVEEDPGRLVHMGNKERGHYTLVDYNRSGIPLIEMVTEPELCSPKEARRLLNKLRATLEYLDVFDPEKEGSIRVDANISIKGHERVEIKNISSYKGVEKALTFEITRQKNLIRRGGTISRETRHFQEGKGTTTSARSKETANDYRYFPEPDLPVIRVANWIDNIALPELPDARRDRFMSQYGIAVNHARTLTGDLHLAEFYELVAPVGAQIAASWIADILIGELNYRDMPLSKITSHAGQFKELIVLVRDQKITDKAGVEVLRVWLDSLGQGEKIESPGAIVERLGLTRESGESFRGIVETILANNPQPVADHKAGKKGALNFIVGQVLKETKGKSDPREIHAMIAEILGE
- a CDS encoding DNA topoisomerase I, coding for MHLIIAEKNIVAERIAAFLAGKEKVQITRDGAAAHYVFDDTVVMGLRGHVVEVDFVDGYNNWRSVEHPPKSLINAEIIKKPTEKKIVGVLQKFAKKATRVTIATDYDTEGELIGKEAFELIRAVNTKVPVDRARFSAITKDEIVKSIEEATSLDFNLAAAGESRQIIDLVWGASLTRFLSITAHRGADSILSVGRVQSPTLAMIVDREREIEAFVPTKYWVLSLASEKAGVAVEARHVHGRFTDSAEAKSAYDATKEPVKVTDVITGHKVDRAPAPLDTTALIVGASRLGISASYAMNRAEDLYMRGFISYPRTDNTTYPKSLKIGEQLEIFAHGAFTKEAAYVKGHLRSVPTRGKKETTDHPPIYPTSLANREEIGDDVSWKLYEFIVRRFFATICIDAEWETMKVNMSAGSEPYTITGGRILEPGWRGIYPYSKAEENILPVFAVGDTLPLLSKNSEEKETQPPARYSQSRLIQRMEELGLGTKSTRHEVISKLSGRKYIEGNPMKPTIVGRAVTESLEEFAGTITEPTMTKTLEEHMTDIAAGTKTINAVLSESRNMLSGIFEALEKNEAAIGRDLMERTREEQTIGPCPVCGKPLRIKRVGSSQFIGCSGYPDCTFNAGLPPATWGNAIKMDEVCETHGLNHVQLLRKGAPAWKIGCPLCSHIKSNTDAFLLLPGMTEAGIRKLNAVHIYTISELISRGPDVLAKNLGLSTSAAEKLIREAEGVLALLKKRTELKKFISAHVAPKRGRGHSKVSAAMISMGVTDVEALSRADPVTLLEAKLSEAEAASLVAEAKTTINISRMKEYGVPAITLKKYVNAGFDDPEKFVAVHPAGLSLATGVSVTTICNHQKQVAEKLCRPCPEKISKAAFEEGIAPLRKKADLELLTPLALAGVYSPELLVKADVKTLAKVTGIEEKLIADLQKYSKKVAEK